One Paenibacillus riograndensis SBR5 DNA segment encodes these proteins:
- a CDS encoding FtsW/RodA/SpoVE family cell cycle protein: MLQRFKKIDGVIVVVLLMLMVISILSIYSVTHGRKDDGLHIQMIKWYGVGFVAFFGLSLFDYRLLVKYAHYIYMLGVGILVVVSFVGKVKNGAKGWLEVGGLSLQPAELFKLILILALAALLVRKNKDELLFWRDVVPLSLVALLPFAVVIIQNDLGNALSYMVILVGLLWIGRIKWSHALIGLIIFGGSIFGFIYSYINYHEQMTSFLSETIGRKHFVARFDPWLVPELASSDDSYQTRNAKIAIASGGLSGEGYMQGGSVQSGKIPVLYTDAIFAQIAEEFGFVGAALLLLLFFILIHRMIMIALECRERAGPFLIIGIVAMLLYQIFENIGAYIGLMPLTGITLPFISYGGTSIVINMASMGIAMSVLLYGQDVEEDLPAPAVYF, translated from the coding sequence ATGCTGCAAAGGTTCAAAAAGATAGATGGTGTCATCGTTGTTGTGCTGCTTATGTTGATGGTCATCAGTATTTTATCGATATACAGCGTGACGCACGGGCGGAAAGACGATGGATTGCACATCCAGATGATTAAGTGGTACGGGGTGGGCTTCGTTGCTTTTTTTGGACTGTCCCTGTTTGATTACCGGCTTCTGGTTAAATATGCACATTATATTTATATGCTGGGTGTGGGGATACTGGTGGTGGTCAGCTTTGTAGGTAAAGTGAAAAACGGGGCAAAGGGATGGCTCGAGGTCGGAGGGTTAAGCCTGCAGCCGGCGGAGCTGTTCAAGCTGATCCTGATTCTTGCACTCGCTGCACTGCTGGTCCGCAAAAACAAGGATGAGCTTCTGTTCTGGCGTGATGTCGTGCCGCTCAGTCTGGTGGCGCTGCTGCCGTTTGCGGTCGTCATTATCCAGAACGATCTGGGCAACGCGCTGAGCTACATGGTCATTCTGGTCGGGCTGCTGTGGATTGGCCGGATAAAATGGTCCCATGCCCTGATCGGTCTGATTATTTTTGGCGGTTCGATATTCGGTTTTATTTACAGCTATATTAACTATCATGAGCAGATGACCAGTTTTCTCAGCGAGACCATCGGCCGCAAGCATTTTGTGGCCCGTTTTGACCCCTGGCTGGTCCCGGAGCTGGCCAGCAGCGACGACAGCTATCAGACGCGGAATGCCAAAATAGCCATTGCCTCGGGCGGGCTCAGCGGAGAAGGATATATGCAGGGCGGCTCGGTCCAGTCCGGTAAAATACCGGTGCTGTATACGGATGCGATATTTGCACAGATTGCCGAAGAGTTCGGCTTCGTAGGGGCGGCATTGCTCCTGCTGCTGTTTTTTATTCTGATTCACCGGATGATTATGATCGCTCTGGAATGCCGGGAACGTGCAGGGCCTTTTCTGATTATTGGAATTGTGGCGATGCTGCTGTACCAGATATTTGAGAACATCGGGGCGTATATCGGCCTGATGCCGCTGACAGGAATTACGCTTCCCTTCATTAGCTATGGCGGGACCTCTATTGTGATTAATATGGCCAGTATGGGGATTGCCATGAGTGTGCTGCTGTATGGACAGGATGTGGAGGAAGATTTGCCTGCGCCGGCAGTATATTTTTGA
- the prmC gene encoding peptide chain release factor N(5)-glutamine methyltransferase: MNHDSYVMPDVQSIREAFAEASSFLDKSGCNEPQRSSQLLLEHVLGLSGAAYYMALADPFPPEARSAWEAGVTRRAAGEPVQYIIGEQEFYGRVFEVTPDVLIPRPETELLVEAILKYGAELWPDGLVAAPGGAARPLTAVDIGAGSGAISVTLAAEAPAWRVCAGDISPGALAVAGRNAQRHGTAVDLRLGDLLEPFAGMETDILVSNPPYIPGGDIAGLQREVRDHEPRTALDGGDDGLDPYRRMMEQLPLLPAPPRLVGFELGQGQAGQVAKLLRAAGHWSEIVTIDDLAGIPRHVLGIAR, translated from the coding sequence TTGAATCACGACTCTTATGTCATGCCTGACGTGCAAAGCATCCGGGAAGCCTTTGCGGAGGCTTCTTCTTTTTTGGACAAATCCGGGTGCAATGAGCCGCAGCGCAGCAGCCAGCTTCTGCTGGAGCATGTGCTGGGCTTGTCCGGGGCGGCCTATTATATGGCGTTGGCTGATCCTTTTCCGCCAGAAGCGCGGTCGGCTTGGGAGGCCGGGGTTACCCGCCGGGCAGCCGGTGAGCCGGTGCAATATATCATCGGCGAGCAGGAGTTCTACGGGCGGGTGTTTGAAGTAACGCCCGATGTGCTGATTCCCCGGCCCGAGACGGAGCTGCTCGTCGAGGCGATTCTGAAGTACGGCGCGGAGCTGTGGCCGGACGGCTTGGTTGCTGCGCCGGGTGGAGCGGCGCGTCCGCTGACCGCCGTCGACATCGGCGCCGGCAGCGGAGCGATCTCCGTCACGCTGGCGGCGGAAGCGCCGGCGTGGCGGGTCTGCGCCGGCGACATCTCGCCCGGCGCGCTGGCCGTGGCCGGGCGCAATGCGCAGCGGCACGGCACGGCAGTGGACCTGCGGCTCGGCGACCTGCTCGAGCCGTTTGCGGGGATGGAGACGGATATTCTCGTCTCCAACCCGCCGTATATTCCCGGCGGGGATATCGCCGGGCTGCAGCGCGAAGTGCGCGACCATGAGCCGCGCACCGCGCTGGATGGCGGCGATGACGGGCTGGACCCGTACCGCCGCATGATGGAGCAGCTGCCGCTGCTCCCGGCCCCCCCGCGGCTGGTCGGCTTCGAACTCGGCCAAGGTCAGGCCGGGCAGGTGGCCAAGCTGCTGCGGGCAGCAGGCCATTGGAGCGAGATTGTCACCATTGACGATCTCGCGGGGATTCCCCGCCATGTGTTGGGCATAGCTCGATAG
- a CDS encoding L-threonylcarbamoyladenylate synthase: protein MKEPQDSSFAVQRRSGQIRSTRYWKLSAAGGPGVDPALYPQSEGDRQAIAEAAALLREGSTVAFPTETVYGLGADARSTAAVEAVFAAKGRPSDNPLIVHIARRSDLDRLVTEVHPSAAALIGAFWPGPLTVVLPVRPGVLSPLVTAGLDTVGVRMPDHPLALALIRAADCPVAAPSANRSGRPSPTLAAHVLEDLAGYIGGVLDGGAAGVGLESTVVQVQPDGTAVVLRPGGITAEQLAAVLGPGAVAAAPAAAEAPAAASARSPGAAQAAGDSSPAPRAPGMKYTHYAPRGALGVVRGASARRVAEAAAGLLQAAQRAGEITGLLLFEEHQALYPAGAAACVVSLGSLASPEEGARSLYAALRRFDEAGATYILAEACPDTGLGAAIMNRLMKAAGGTVIDAG, encoded by the coding sequence ATGAAAGAACCCCAAGATTCCTCATTCGCGGTCCAGCGCCGCAGCGGCCAAATCCGTTCCACCCGGTACTGGAAGCTGTCAGCGGCAGGAGGACCTGGCGTGGACCCTGCACTCTATCCGCAGAGCGAAGGTGACCGGCAAGCCATTGCAGAGGCAGCGGCTCTATTGCGGGAAGGAAGCACTGTCGCGTTCCCGACGGAGACGGTGTACGGGCTGGGGGCGGATGCCCGCAGCACGGCTGCGGTAGAGGCGGTTTTTGCCGCCAAGGGCCGGCCTTCGGACAATCCGCTGATTGTGCATATTGCCCGGCGGAGCGATCTGGACAGGCTGGTGACGGAGGTGCATCCTTCTGCGGCGGCGTTGATCGGCGCTTTTTGGCCGGGCCCGTTAACCGTAGTGCTGCCCGTCCGTCCCGGCGTATTATCGCCGCTGGTAACGGCGGGGCTGGACACGGTTGGCGTGCGGATGCCGGACCATCCGCTCGCGCTGGCGCTGATCCGCGCGGCAGACTGCCCGGTGGCCGCGCCCAGCGCCAACCGCTCCGGGCGGCCCAGCCCTACACTGGCCGCCCATGTGCTGGAAGACCTCGCCGGATATATCGGCGGGGTGCTTGACGGCGGCGCGGCCGGGGTCGGCCTGGAGTCGACCGTCGTGCAGGTGCAGCCTGACGGGACGGCCGTTGTGCTCCGCCCCGGCGGCATCACCGCCGAGCAGCTCGCGGCGGTGCTCGGTCCCGGAGCCGTCGCTGCGGCTCCGGCAGCTGCGGAAGCGCCTGCGGCGGCTTCCGCCCGGTCCCCCGGCGCGGCGCAGGCCGCCGGGGACAGCAGCCCGGCGCCGCGCGCGCCGGGCATGAAGTACACGCACTACGCCCCGCGCGGAGCGCTTGGCGTAGTGCGCGGGGCTTCCGCGCGGCGCGTGGCGGAAGCCGCCGCGGGCCTGCTGCAGGCGGCGCAGCGCGCCGGCGAGATCACGGGCCTGCTCCTCTTCGAGGAGCATCAGGCCCTGTATCCCGCCGGGGCGGCCGCCTGCGTTGTTTCCCTCGGCTCGCTGGCCTCGCCGGAGGAAGGGGCGCGCTCCCTGTATGCCGCGCTGCGGCGCTTCGATGAAGCGGGAGCGACCTATATTCTGGCCGAGGCCTGCCCGGATACCGGCCTCGGCGCCGCAATCATGAACCGGCTGATGAAAGCCGCCGGAGGCACCGTTATCGACGCAGGCTGA
- the ychF gene encoding redox-regulated ATPase YchF yields the protein MALKAGIVGLPNVGKSTLFNAITQAGAESANYPFCTIDPNVGVVEVPDERLDKLTELVQPNKTVPTAFEFVDIAGLVRGASKGEGLGNKFLAHIREVDAIVHVVRCFVDENVTHVDGKVNPVSDIQTINLELILADLESLEKRIERSRKNIKGGDKKYVQEVEVLERIKEALYEDKPARSVELTDDERLIVRDLHLLTLKPVLYAANVGEDEVAAADENPYVQQVREFAIAENAEVVPISAKVEAEIAELEGEDKAMFLEELGLQESGLNRLIKAAYKLLGLYTYFTAGVQEVRAWTIRKGTKAPGAAGVIHTDFERGFIRAEVVAYDDLLAAGSMNGAKERGQLRLEGKEYLVQDGDVMHFRFNV from the coding sequence ATGGCTTTGAAAGCTGGTATCGTAGGACTTCCCAACGTGGGGAAATCCACATTATTCAATGCAATTACGCAGGCGGGAGCAGAATCCGCCAACTATCCTTTTTGCACAATTGACCCGAACGTGGGTGTCGTGGAAGTGCCGGATGAGCGCTTGGATAAGCTGACAGAGCTGGTGCAGCCGAACAAGACGGTTCCGACTGCCTTTGAATTCGTGGATATTGCCGGTCTCGTACGCGGGGCGAGCAAGGGCGAAGGCCTGGGCAACAAGTTCCTGGCGCATATCCGTGAAGTGGATGCGATTGTTCATGTGGTGCGCTGCTTCGTGGATGAGAACGTGACCCATGTCGATGGCAAAGTAAACCCGGTCAGTGACATTCAGACGATTAACCTGGAGTTGATTCTGGCCGATCTGGAGAGCCTGGAGAAGCGCATCGAACGCTCCCGCAAAAACATCAAGGGCGGCGACAAAAAATACGTCCAGGAAGTAGAAGTGCTTGAGCGCATCAAGGAAGCTCTGTACGAAGACAAACCTGCGCGCAGCGTAGAATTGACCGATGATGAACGTCTGATTGTGCGCGATCTTCATCTGCTGACCCTGAAGCCAGTGCTGTATGCGGCTAACGTAGGAGAAGACGAAGTGGCTGCTGCCGACGAGAACCCTTACGTTCAGCAGGTCCGTGAATTTGCTATTGCCGAGAATGCCGAAGTGGTGCCGATCAGCGCCAAGGTGGAAGCGGAGATTGCCGAACTGGAAGGCGAAGACAAAGCGATGTTCCTGGAAGAGCTGGGCCTGCAGGAATCCGGTCTGAACCGCCTGATCAAGGCAGCCTATAAGCTGCTGGGTCTCTACACTTACTTTACTGCAGGTGTGCAGGAGGTTCGCGCCTGGACCATCCGCAAGGGAACCAAAGCACCAGGTGCAGCCGGTGTCATTCATACGGACTTCGAACGCGGCTTCATTCGTGCGGAGGTCGTAGCTTATGACGATCTGCTGGCAGCCGGTTCGATGAACGGTGCCAAGGAACGCGGACAGCTGCGTCTGGAAGGCAAGGAATATCTGGTGCAGGACGGCGATGTCATGCATTTCCGTTTCAACGTATAG
- the spoIIR gene encoding stage II sporulation protein R, with product MERSKTGRQDSLRVTFKYTAILICFFMILMMAWEGQKTDAAVAEATIPQDSIRLRILANSDAAGDQQVKRQIRDSIVEQMNQWVALLEDPQSLEQARTLIRGHLPELNALVARELEERGIDYGYKVELGVVPFPTKMYGGTVYPAGEYEAVRVTLGAGRGQNWWCVLFPPLCFIDAGSGDAAAPAAAKAKTVSAAAAGEGAKVKAAGDGAVTAPDTGAADAAGGEPEAPKVRFFFWELLENIWSWISGLFN from the coding sequence ATGGAACGGAGCAAGACAGGAAGACAGGATTCCTTACGGGTAACTTTTAAGTATACTGCCATTTTAATTTGTTTTTTTATGATCCTCATGATGGCCTGGGAAGGGCAAAAAACCGATGCCGCCGTAGCGGAGGCGACAATTCCGCAGGATTCGATACGGCTGCGCATTCTGGCAAATTCAGATGCGGCTGGTGATCAGCAGGTCAAACGCCAGATCCGTGACAGTATAGTCGAACAGATGAACCAATGGGTGGCCTTGCTGGAAGATCCGCAGAGTCTGGAACAAGCCCGGACGCTGATCCGGGGCCATTTGCCCGAGCTGAATGCACTGGTGGCCCGGGAGCTTGAGGAACGGGGTATTGATTATGGTTATAAAGTAGAGCTGGGCGTTGTTCCGTTCCCGACCAAAATGTACGGGGGCACCGTCTATCCGGCTGGGGAATATGAAGCGGTGCGGGTCACGCTGGGCGCAGGCCGGGGGCAGAACTGGTGGTGTGTGCTCTTCCCGCCGCTCTGCTTCATTGATGCAGGCTCGGGAGATGCGGCGGCGCCTGCCGCGGCTAAGGCCAAGACCGTCTCGGCTGCTGCAGCCGGAGAAGGGGCCAAAGTGAAGGCAGCGGGGGATGGAGCGGTTACAGCTCCCGATACTGGCGCAGCCGATGCAGCAGGCGGGGAACCGGAAGCGCCGAAAGTACGCTTCTTCTTCTGGGAGCTGCTGGAGAATATCTGGAGCTGGATCAGCGGATTATTCAACTGA
- the fni gene encoding type 2 isopentenyl-diphosphate Delta-isomerase yields the protein MGQIPQEESTHKISKTTGIAPQAAKPAGHQSLLPSPTTGERKIEHVRLCLNEEVGASGITAGFEHYRFRHNALPELNYDDISLRTVFLGRELRTPLLISSMTGGSAATGAINARLAEAAERRGWALGVGSIRAAIERSELAASFRVRDKAPGIPVIANIGAVQLSYGFGVEECRRAVEIAGADWLVLHLNGIQEVFQPEGNTGFADLLTRIERVCRELEIPVGVKEVGWGIDGETAIRLYGAGVAFVDVAGAGGTSWSQVEKFRSSDPVRRAAAEAFADWGIPTAQCIAEVRAASKHGALIGSGGLRHGVDAAKALALGADLAGFGRNLLGPAVASEETLDQALAQVELELRTAMFGIGAPDLAALRGTHRLIRC from the coding sequence ATGGGCCAGATACCGCAGGAAGAGTCAACGCATAAAATATCAAAAACAACGGGCATCGCACCGCAGGCGGCAAAACCTGCCGGGCATCAGTCTCTGCTGCCTTCACCCACGACGGGAGAACGCAAGATTGAACATGTAAGGCTGTGCTTGAACGAGGAGGTCGGGGCCAGCGGCATTACGGCTGGCTTTGAGCATTACCGCTTCCGCCATAATGCGCTCCCCGAGCTGAATTACGATGACATTTCCCTGCGGACAGTCTTCCTGGGGCGTGAGCTGCGCACACCGCTGCTGATCAGCTCCATGACCGGTGGCAGTGCTGCTACCGGCGCTATTAATGCCAGGCTGGCGGAGGCCGCCGAGCGCCGGGGCTGGGCGCTCGGGGTAGGCTCCATCCGGGCGGCAATTGAGCGGTCCGAGCTGGCGGCGTCTTTCCGGGTCCGCGATAAGGCCCCGGGCATTCCTGTCATCGCCAATATCGGAGCGGTCCAATTGTCTTACGGCTTTGGCGTGGAAGAATGCCGCCGGGCTGTAGAGATCGCAGGTGCGGATTGGCTGGTTCTGCATTTGAACGGGATTCAGGAGGTTTTTCAGCCCGAAGGGAATACCGGATTTGCTGACTTGTTAACCCGGATCGAGCGCGTGTGCAGAGAGCTGGAAATTCCCGTCGGCGTCAAAGAGGTCGGCTGGGGCATTGATGGAGAAACGGCAATAAGGCTGTACGGTGCCGGGGTCGCCTTTGTCGATGTGGCGGGCGCTGGCGGCACCTCCTGGAGCCAAGTCGAGAAATTCCGCAGCAGCGATCCGGTCCGGCGGGCTGCCGCTGAGGCCTTCGCGGATTGGGGAATTCCCACCGCGCAGTGCATTGCAGAGGTGCGGGCGGCCTCGAAGCACGGAGCGCTGATCGGCAGCGGCGGGCTGCGGCACGGTGTGGATGCTGCGAAGGCACTGGCGCTCGGCGCGGATCTGGCCGGCTTCGGCCGGAATCTGCTGGGTCCGGCTGTAGCGTCCGAGGAGACGCTGGATCAGGCGCTGGCCCAGGTGGAGCTGGAGCTGCGGACCGCGATGTTCGGCATCGGCGCCCCGGACCTGGCGGCACTCCGCGGGACTCACCGCCTGATTAGATGTTGA
- a CDS encoding GNAT family N-acetyltransferase has product MIRLVQMDETTFQFFLSQSTRDYAEDKIKAGSWDVETAMQLSQDEMTRFLPEGLNTEGAYLYSIVETETDTQAGYIWFNVSEGRNGREAFIYDFYVFEAFQGKGYGKQTLLALDEEARKLKITRIGLHVFGQNNRAFELYKKAGFAVTDITMSKDL; this is encoded by the coding sequence ATGATTAGACTGGTCCAGATGGACGAAACTACATTTCAATTTTTTTTAAGCCAGTCCACCCGTGATTATGCGGAGGACAAAATCAAAGCCGGTTCATGGGATGTCGAGACGGCTATGCAGCTGTCCCAAGATGAGATGACCCGATTTTTGCCTGAGGGGCTCAACACGGAAGGGGCTTATCTTTATTCTATAGTAGAGACGGAGACCGATACTCAGGCCGGATATATCTGGTTCAACGTAAGCGAGGGACGCAACGGGCGTGAAGCTTTTATTTATGATTTTTATGTTTTTGAAGCGTTCCAGGGAAAAGGGTACGGCAAACAGACGCTGCTTGCACTGGATGAGGAAGCCCGTAAGCTGAAGATAACCAGAATCGGCCTGCATGTATTCGGCCAGAACAACCGTGCTTTTGAGCTTTACAAAAAAGCGGGTTTTGCCGTCACCGATATCACCATGTCGAAGGATCTATAA
- the prfA gene encoding peptide chain release factor 1, whose amino-acid sequence MLDRLQSLADRYEKLSELLCDPDVASDSKKLRDYSKEQSDLQPAFEAYAEYKNVMEELEAAKMMQGEKLDDEMKEMVKMEIEDLSSRQTALEEKIRLLLLPKDPNDDKNVIVEIRGAAGGDEAALFASDLYRMYTRYADAQGWRVELMDVNTNDLGGFKEVIFMINGRGAYSKMKFESGAHRVQRIPTTESGGRIHTSTSTVSVMPEAEEFEIEILDKDIRVDTFCSSGAGGQSVNTTKSAVRVTHVPTGIVATCQDGKSQNSNKEKALQVLRARISDMKRQEEEAKYAGERKSKVGTGDRSERIRTYNFPQSRVTDHRIGLTLHRLDQVMNGDITEIISALSIAEQAELMEKGE is encoded by the coding sequence TTGTTGGACCGATTGCAATCCCTGGCGGACCGCTATGAGAAACTCAGTGAACTGCTTTGTGACCCGGATGTTGCAAGCGACAGTAAGAAACTGAGGGACTATTCCAAAGAACAATCCGATTTGCAGCCCGCCTTTGAGGCGTATGCCGAATATAAAAATGTAATGGAAGAGCTTGAAGCCGCTAAAATGATGCAGGGCGAAAAGCTTGATGATGAAATGAAAGAAATGGTCAAAATGGAGATTGAAGACCTGTCCTCGCGCCAGACTGCGCTGGAGGAGAAAATCCGTCTCCTGCTGCTGCCGAAGGACCCTAATGACGACAAAAACGTGATTGTGGAAATCCGCGGGGCAGCCGGTGGGGATGAGGCGGCATTGTTCGCATCAGATCTGTACCGGATGTATACCCGCTATGCGGATGCCCAGGGCTGGCGTGTGGAGCTGATGGATGTCAATACGAATGACCTCGGCGGCTTCAAAGAGGTTATCTTCATGATCAACGGACGCGGCGCGTACAGCAAAATGAAATTCGAAAGCGGCGCACACCGCGTGCAGCGTATCCCGACCACAGAATCGGGAGGACGTATTCATACCTCTACTTCTACCGTATCGGTTATGCCGGAAGCGGAAGAGTTCGAAATTGAAATTCTCGATAAAGATATCCGCGTAGATACCTTCTGCTCCAGCGGAGCGGGCGGACAGTCGGTTAATACGACCAAATCTGCGGTTCGCGTGACTCACGTGCCTACCGGCATCGTGGCTACGTGCCAGGACGGTAAGTCTCAGAACTCCAACAAAGAGAAAGCCCTGCAGGTGCTCCGTGCCCGGATCTCGGATATGAAGCGCCAGGAGGAAGAAGCGAAATATGCCGGAGAACGCAAGAGCAAGGTCGGCACTGGTGACCGCAGTGAGCGTATCCGCACCTATAACTTCCCGCAGAGCCGTGTGACTGACCATCGTATCGGCCTTACGCTGCACCGTCTGGATCAGGTCATGAACGGTGATATTACGGAAATTATTTCGGCCTTGTCGATTGCAGAGCAGGCGGAATTGATGGAAAAAGGAGAATAA
- a CDS encoding FtsW/RodA/SpoVE family cell cycle protein — MLQKIKKIDGVIVIILLLLMVVSIFSIYSVTHGRDKLDGAHLRMIKFYVLGIIAFFGLTFVDYRLLVKYALYIYVTGIGILVLVSFIGKEQNGAQGWIKFGGFSLQPAELFKLILILFLAAVLVRKHKNKLQFWQDVVPLGLLTLLPFLIVISQNDLGNALSYIVILVGLLWIGNIKFTHALIGLLVMGGVAAGGIISYIHYHDEIKGFLTDIGRSHWVERFDPWLVPDEATAKASYHTKNAKLAIASGGMSGEGYMEGSSVQTDRVPYTYSDSIFVQIAEEFGFVGSALVLLLYFILIHRMILIALESKDRGGPFLIVGIVAMMLYQIFENIGAFIGLMPLTGITLPFISYGGTSLMINMASIGLVMSVRLHGQEVEEELPSPSVYTSPAKQG, encoded by the coding sequence ATGCTTCAGAAGATTAAAAAGATCGACGGCGTCATCGTAATCATTTTACTGCTGCTGATGGTCGTCAGTATTTTTTCCATATACAGCGTCACGCATGGCCGGGATAAGCTGGATGGGGCGCATCTGCGGATGATCAAGTTCTATGTGCTGGGCATCATCGCTTTTTTCGGATTGACCTTTGTGGATTATAGGCTGCTCGTGAAGTACGCGCTGTACATTTATGTTACAGGAATTGGAATTCTGGTGCTGGTCAGCTTTATCGGCAAGGAGCAGAACGGCGCACAGGGCTGGATTAAATTCGGAGGCTTCAGTCTGCAGCCGGCGGAGCTGTTCAAGCTGATCCTGATCCTGTTCCTGGCGGCCGTACTGGTGCGTAAGCACAAAAACAAGCTGCAGTTCTGGCAGGACGTAGTTCCTTTGGGACTGCTTACCCTGCTGCCGTTCCTGATTGTCATCAGCCAAAATGACCTGGGCAACGCCCTTTCTTATATCGTAATCCTGGTCGGATTGCTGTGGATCGGCAATATCAAGTTTACCCATGCGCTGATTGGACTGCTGGTCATGGGCGGTGTCGCAGCGGGTGGGATTATCAGCTACATTCACTACCACGATGAAATCAAAGGTTTCCTTACGGACATCGGCCGTTCACACTGGGTGGAGCGGTTTGATCCATGGCTGGTCCCTGACGAAGCGACGGCGAAGGCGAGCTACCATACCAAAAATGCCAAGCTGGCTATCGCCTCGGGTGGGATGAGCGGTGAAGGATACATGGAGGGCAGCTCCGTGCAGACGGACCGGGTGCCTTACACCTATTCGGATTCCATCTTTGTACAGATCGCCGAGGAGTTTGGGTTTGTAGGCTCGGCGCTGGTGCTGCTGCTCTACTTTATACTGATTCACCGGATGATTCTGATTGCATTGGAGAGCAAGGATAGGGGAGGGCCTTTCCTGATCGTCGGAATTGTCGCCATGATGCTCTATCAGATCTTTGAAAATATCGGCGCATTCATCGGCCTGATGCCGCTGACCGGCATTACGCTGCCGTTCATCAGCTATGGGGGAACCTCGCTTATGATTAATATGGCCAGTATCGGCCTGGTTATGAGTGTGCGCCTGCACGGACAGGAAGTGGAAGAGGAGCTGCCGAGTCCATCAGTCTACACCTCCCCGGCCAAGCAGGGATAG